The DNA segment TGTAGTTTTTAATGATTACTTGTTCACTGGTTAGTGATCCTCTAAATATCACAAAGCCTTTGatacatattaatatatattatgttttataatgttaAGGAAAGAGCAGTTTGTATTTGAGGGTCACATTCAAAAATAAAGACTGTCAACTGACTAAATACACTTGAGCTGAATATGTACTTCATTTTCTTGGTTTGAAAGGAGATCAAGGTGTCAGACTGGTCAATGGTTTGGACGCCTGCTTTGGAACAGTTGAAGTCTTTTACAATGACACATGGGGAACAGTGTGTGATGTCTTCTGGGACATTGATGATGCCGCTGTTGTGTGTCGACAGTTGGGATGTGGAAGAGCAGTTAGTGCACATAACCAGGCTCTATTTGGGAAAGGAAGCGGTCAGATCTTGTTAAGTGAGGTTAATTGTAAAGGAAGTGAGTCATATATCACACATTGCCCACACCCGCAAAAAGGATCCAATGATTGTTCTCACAGTAAAGATGCTGGAGTTGTGTGTTCAGGTATAAGAATTTCAGTTCTTCCTTAAAGTGTTATTTTTAAAAGCACACTCAGTAATTTTCCATCATTTAAAAAGGTCTGCCCCTAAAGAACTGAATAGTACTtttgaaaattatgtttaaaatcatgagcactcacatgagatgaagaataCAGTCATATCTGTgacctaataaaagctgtttcattTTACATGGAGTAGGTCATCCCCTCATGGATGTTGCCATGTTGTACATGACATgcacttttacttttaaaataaatgaatcatggctgactgtgacttgggcatttttacaatggcatctgtgaACGAAAACAATTGCTTTTGCATGATGCTACATCCATACCCACTAAGTGTCAGCCagtgcaacataaacaaacaaattacCGAGTGCACGTTTAGTAGATTATTGAGCTTTTGCTACTATTATTGAAAGGACGGTAGACAAGTGACAGGAAATAACTGAGACTATGATGCTATTGattttgtattcatatttttcCCTATCATGACCATACTAACACTGCCATACCGTCTCCTGTGTTGAGCTTTAGTGTTTCTTACAGTTTGAATATTTCATTTCTGCCTGAACTAAGTATGTTGGAGGCTCCTTTTCTCTGGACTTCAAGGGGTCAAGCTTCACTTGGAATCTGTCTGCTGTCGATCACGCTGCcttctactatatatatatatatatatatgtgtgtgtgtgtgtgtgtgtgtgtgtttaagaaatGCATTTTCAGTTCAAGGACCTATCTTGAGCCACTTAGCATTTTGCTTATTGCGTACTAAGCAGTATACTATATTGTTTACTGGTGGTTCTCAACTTTTTGACTACTTCTTACCACCCCCCTTTTGTTCCGGACAATatttcatttgaatatttttttatgtaatttagcCCCCAATTCATATTAGTAAAATActtaattattaatcattttgtGATTATAAAAGTTCAGAAACTCATCAACATAtgatatataggcctatatctggattatattttatttattttttatagctgttttaagcattttaattaagttaaaataCCCTATTTGTATATAATTTCAAGCCACCTTTAAGCcacctaatttatttttgtttgtttatttgattttttttttgttatcgcgCTGCTCCCCGGCCCGGGGAATAGGCTTATGTCGCCAACTGACGTCAAGATAGGCctacaatatgaaatatataggctatatattgttcttgtctctattttttctatttttctgggctaaaaatgttttattctgtttaccatagttgtagtatttcatctttactgttaattgacattaaccccacttacatttcaaaatgcggcaattgctgctgttttgcacaatatccATTTGCGCCACCTGGCGGTCATTTCGCGAATGACTTGAAATGCGACTGGTTTATTTTTTCTGCGGCGATAATAGGCATTTTGGTTGACTACTGTAGGTGTTTGCCAATGACTGTCTTGAAAGGCATCCTCAAAACTGTAGTGAGCAGGAGTATAGGGACGGCAAAAGTAACctatattgcgatggaatgcaatataaaccatacctgtcaacactcccgtttttcccgggtttCTCCGTTTTTAGCCCTATCTCCCGGACCCCTCCGGTTTGTTATTTCTCCGGGAAACTCCGTAATTTGCATGGCCCAAACTCCTTTATGAATAATcgccgattattattattaatcggaCCAATATGTTTGTCTAATGTTGATCAGTTGCCAgattgtattaaatgcattatattcacacaatccacacaccatttacaatttcaacccatttgtcacctcaacctggcaacctagtaTAACCCAGTTGCGCAGTCGCGGAAAGTTTAACCCGAAAGCGAGCCGATAGACATGATGGCAGGTGAAGGCGGTGTCCCCGCAAAGAAACTGAAGTACAATTGTAAATTTCAACAATGTTGGACGCAACAATGTACGTGCATCTTACCCAGTCATATAGACAACCTCCACGCTTTTTGTACGGTATGTCGCATTGATTTTAATGTAGGCCACGGCGGGAAAAATGACATTAGGCAGCACATTAAAACACAGCGGCACCATCGCGCATATGAGGCAAGTAAGGGCACACAGGCGATCTCATCCTTCATCAcgaaaggacagacagagagttACAGAAAATCGCATGAGCATGAATAACAGCACTCTTTGCTCTCTCCTATCCTGCAAAATAAACCACACCGGTTTGGTTTCCAAATACACTCCGTCCAAGAGGGCACTGAGAGCAGCAAAATCTGCCACATACAATTACAACACTTCAAAAAatagtgagcacatattcatgtttacaaaacatactgtacttatgtttacaaaagagagacagttattgatgctcaaggaatgaactgtaaataaatgtgttaaattagtttgtaccacagtgttatgtgtttgtaccagtgttaaaaactgtgatgttttgttgtaataaaatgacaaataaaaaaattaagaaatattaataaattaagttatgttttcatttatgggtattgcaatgtaaataatacacttaACACGTGCAGTACACTTAACAGCATGAGCCTACCTCTTACAGCATGAAAAGGTAGGCTCATAACAATACCCCCAAAAAATCTCCCGGATTTTGAaaaccaaatgttgacaggtatgatatAAACTATAAGAAGGGCCTTCTCTCCATTCAGCCTTTTGTCTGATAACCACCGTGACAACTTCAATGcgtgaacatgtttacatttaggctatttcaatagattttttcagtcagtgaagccaaataattgggtgacaaatagcatgcatatagactattaattttacaggctaacaaatgcagtgtttggaaaactcttaatttgaaaaacaatgaatgcatatcctgccaatcaggtttagccccacccacaggggaaaatcggaatatcaagtcgtttttctgatttccgtgcaagaacgggaaaaccaaaaatcaagtcataatttagttttttcgtttttcaaaaaaaaacgaaaaaacgaaaaaaggagttgttttctcgttttttcgtttttatatatgaaagcaaaaacaaatgaacgaacgatacccggaCCATTTTCACAAAGCTTGCAGAGCTTGCAGAGTCCTAATCCGCCACTATATTTAGCATGCGAGAAGCTTAAATTAGACGTGCATTACATAATGACCAATTTAAAAAAGCAGCTATATTGAACAAACATCTATCTTTCATTTTACTTGATTAGCATATTTAGCATTATTATGCTGTCCATTGCGTTTCCAGCGCAAAATAAATGCAGAAATGAGATGGCATgatttttttccaatttgtcCGGCAAACTTTATTATTCCAACCAACATTTCTTAGCGGAAACACTGGTATGTGTATAATATCTGCAAATATGAACCCTGTAAATCTGTACGTGTCATTTTTCATACACACATTTCTAAATACTTTGATAAATACTTTGATGAAACCCTGTTGTAGGCAATGTATTTGATATCTACTGCCTCCTGGTGAAAGTTTCTGTACTTCAGGAATTTGAAGACATTGTAATATAATTTCTAAGATTGCTGCCTTCATATTTTTATGCACATGTCTTTTTATGGTGAAATCTTTGATGATTTTGATAGAGTAACAATAGATAATGTTTATTATAACTttaagaaagagagagcgagagagagaactTTTGACACTTTTCACTCAAGTAAGCTTCACAGATTTGACATTCATAATAGAAAGAAATATCATAAAAACCTAATTGCACTAAAACCTCTCTTTCAGCTTCTCTAATTGTTGTCATGGGTGCTGTGCTAGCAGCAGCAGTGCTCTTACTGTCTACACTGTTAATTATATTCTTGGTGAGGAGAAGAAAAAAGCAAAAGATGAAAGAAAACCAGACATTCTCCTTTTCTAGAGGTGAGACAGATTTACATGATTTATGCCATAATTTCCTTTAGCTTTATTTTGGGAGcctgcaaaatatgtttttttaacacTACCCTACTAAAGTACAAGTCTGTTTATCAATATTTTGTATCCCAAGATGCTGTTAATAGGAATGAAGATTTATCCCTTGAGGACAGATATGAAGAGAATGATGAGGATGACTATGAGAAAATAGATATTGAAGAGGGACACTCTGAACAAGATGTCAATATGGATGATGATGACAATGGCGACTCTAAACAGGACTATGTCAATGTGGACACAGATCATACTGAACAGGACTATGTCAATGTGGACACAGATCATACTGAACAGGACTATGTCAATGTGGACACGAATGACACTGAACAGGACTATGTCAATGTGGACACAGATAACACTGAACAGGACTATGTCAATGTGAATATTACATGATAGAAGTACAGTGGATAATAACTGAGGATTTATGAAAGTTCTTTTGATGAAAAATGTAATAGCTATTGATAGATACTGGGTAGGGATAAGGAATGAGTGGCAACCTCTTCTCTGCTGCTGGATACCAAATAAACACTGTTATGGAAAGCCAGATTATCTTTTAATAATTCCAGCATCACtcatcataatacattttttctagtAATAATTGCCATTAAAGAGCTCTCAAATTGGAATACTTACTAGTAaaaaattcaattacagagctctcttatttaatttttactagtaagattgtcaattacagatctctcttattgaattacatacatcacttaaagcgtgattacgtcactcaaggccagctagaaggcctcgactgagacatatcctaaagatcacacccacccaaaacaattaaatcaatctgattggctgatgaatctgacaatctgactttagatgcctattcacttgcactgttgagggattctgaaaaaactctgaaggcctgagggggtggagctcagactcaagCGCTGCTTTCTGGCTtggggcatgcgatttgtgaacagttgtcacactttgcttgtaagcatcaaggaataaattctgactggataaacttttcgtttttctctatttgtttgtagattaattaagagtggaaagcgattaaaaatacaaagGCAAAAAGATGGTTgagaatgaaaagatgaaaaatatttatttatttgtcatgtaaggccagcagagaaggctttgctggctctGAGAAATTGCCACTTAAGAatttcaattacagagctctctaattaaacaaaatcacattaaaatgtttaattgcagagctctgtaattgaattactAGTTGTACTATTTTATTCTGTTAAAATATTGTTATGATTATGCAGGCGTAATCATAAAGATTATCccattttattttgtcattaactCAGCTTAATGGCAAGTAATTTCATTTTTCACAAATTTACTGAGGTGACATCATTATTAATTCAGAAGAGTGAACACAGTGAAAATGCCTTGGTCTCCCGCCATCTCCCGGATCTGCCTTGGTCTTCCGCCGTCTCCCGGATCTGCCTTGGTCTCCCGGCCGTCTCTCGGATCTACCTTGGTCTCCCGGACGTCTCCCGGATCTGCCTTGGTCTCCCGGACGTCTCCCGGATCTGCCTTGGTCTCCCGGACGTCTCCCGGATCTGCCCTGGTCACCCGACCATCTCCCAgatctgccctggtctcctggccgtcccacagatctgctctggtccccttggtctcctggccgcccgccTGATCTGTTCTGGGCTCCTGGCCGTCCGCTTGGtttgctctggtccccttggtctcctggccatctgcctgatcggCTCTGGTCTCCAGGCCGCCTGTCTGGTCTGCTCTGGAcccctggtctcctggccgtcccctgaatctgccctggtctcctggccatcccctGGATCtgccttggtctcctggccaccctcctgatctgctctggtctcctggccgtccgcctgatccaccttccgagcctcatGTTTTCCCCTTCACTCCATggatgatttgttttttgtttttgtgcgttttggagcatctggaatccgctccttaaagcgggggtctctgtcatattccctgttgtcttttgtttgtgtacttttatgttgaaattcttgtgtaattcctgtttcctgttagttttgtagtcctgtgtagttttattccttgattggttctccctgattatttctcattccctgattgtttcccttGGTGTTCAATgatcccttgtttgttcccttgtgtatttaagcccttggtttcactgtttcctgtgtcagttcttgcatgtttagctttcgtgttctgtgcttggttccctgtgttttgcgtTTCCTTTTGCTCCGAGttcacttgtttgtttttcagtttaataaagctgcgtttagatccttatACCTTGCTTGATTCAtcacaagatatatatatatatacctatagtATGCATAGATGAACTATGTGTTGTATGGTTTTTGGGCCTGCTTGggattgttttttaaatttttatttaatttttatttttttgtgtatttttatgtcaagccatttcatgtgcCATATTTACTACAAGGTAAAGCCTGAACAATGCAGAGTTTTACAGATCAATTTACTTTCAAGAAAATGGAAAATGacactatatatttatctatttttctctaaacttttaaaaagcttttttcCTTATTAACTTGAATGGCTTAACATAAAAgtcaaaattgtattaaaatgacCAGATATTGCTTTAGTATATTTTAGTTACCTAGACAGGCATTACAGCTTCCTTAATGTGCTCTATACAGCAATAGAATATATATAGTTCACCCTGAATATTGAAAGCAGAAAGCCATTAGCACTTGTGACTGTTGTGatagaaacaaaatgaaaaagcttTGCCTTTATTATCTCtttgtgataattttttttggaATTAAATTAAAGTCTTGAAGCAAATTAGAACAAACAGGCTAAGAATGGTTGAGAATTAGTTTGTGTCAATCTGCAGGAAATGAAGTAGATTGTGTGAAAAGGGCTGTCAAATATTCTTATCACTTACatcatgttgctgtttttttgctTGAACTATTTTAAAAGGGAACAAAGTGTGGCTAATGCATCCAGTAGTTCTAGGTCTAGGAGTTTTATTTCTGTCTTGAAAGAGGCATTGGTAACATATTATATACAGCTCATTTAGAAACAATGCAAGAATCACAATGCAAAGACTTCTCACTTTAATATTTGGTAAACTCAGTCTTTTCACATTAGATTGTTCTTATAGATACAGTATAAAGGCTGACATTTTATTGTAGTCCATCATAAATTGCATAGCagcattttcttctttaaaacactttttgttgGTGCTTATGGTGTATCACATTCAGCTTTAATGTATGTATTTGCAtcagaaaaaaatgaaagaactAAAATTTGCATTTCTAAGTATAGTCTGACATTAGaggattgtatttttttttaatttgataaagaCAAATCTAGTTGCTTATATTTTGTGGTATCTTTAGACTGAAACACAGTATAATTATCAGAAATGTTTAAGATGTCTGTTATTAAGCCACGTGACTTGGTAATTCTTTAGATATTttatcctttttgttttattgaattttgtttagaaaaatatttatcttcAACAAAGTTAAATGGGCTatgagaaaaaattattttattaaaaaagctaagtttttctttttttttttcaacaagcaAGTAGACAATAGGAGAATGGAAAAATTAATTTGCATAAAGTCTGGTCAAAATTGTTTCTTACTTTGGCCAAGAAAGAAATGAAAGCCTCTATGACAGGAACGGGCCATTTGGTCGacaaataacagcttaatttTTTAATGTGCAATTTAGGGGTAGCGAATCTTAAATTGATGGTACAACAATAATAGATCATGTGAAGTAAAGAGGAAGCTCATTTAGTGAACTCTCATATAATTTAATTTTCCACTGAGAGTTATGTGTTGAGCTTTTAAATTGATCTCAACATTACACATTTTTAGACTTCGGTACTTTACTATGTTTTTAATCCAACTGTCATATTTAATTTCAACAGCCACTGCTGTCAGTTATGTAACTGGTAAGTACACTTTTAAACTGACATTTAGATGCCCATTAATACACAGACCTTGGATTATTTTAGTCTGTAATCTCAATTTACCAGATCTAAAATATGACTATTTTGACTTGTATTTAATAGTACAATACGAGAATTTGGGTTATATCATGGTTTCTTGTTTGTTAGGAAATATCAGACTGGTCAATATTAGTAATGGCTGCTCTGGGAGAGTTGAGTTCTTATATGATGGCCTTTGGGGAACAGTCTGTGATGATGGCTGGGGCATGAATGATGCTGCTATATTGTGCAAACAGTTGGGACGTTGAGAAGCTGTTGCAGCACTGGAGAAGGCTCATTTTGGCAAGGGGAGTGATCCGATCTGGTTGGATGATGTTGCATGCACCGGAAGTGAGAGCAGCCTTACAATGTGCTCACACAGTGGACTAGGTTCAAATAACTGTAATCATGGTGAAGATGAAAACTGAAGATAAAACTGGCAATAGCTATAGATTGCTATCCTTAGCGTGTTTTGTTCTTATGCGGTTATACATGAGGCCTCTGGTTTTGTACCTGTGTAACTATCAAGATGTGTTCTTGTTTTCTAGTGAACTTGCAGCCCAACATTTCCTTCAGTGCTACTGATGGAAGGTTTGACTTGGGGCCTCAGGGGCCAGTGGTTACCAGGGGCCACAGTTTCACTATCATCTGCTCCACTGAATATCAGTATCCTGGAGGCTTCTTCTACCTGTTCAGTCAACCAAATATCACCAGGAGTCAATCAGCTGTCAATCACTCTACCGCCTTCTACTTTCCTGAGGCTGATTATTCACAGCAGGGAAACTACAGTTGCAGTTATGAAGTGAATGTATCCTCACGTACCTTTAGTTCAGCAAACTCTCAACTGCTGATCATCACAATAAGATGTGTGGTATTGGCATGTAAGTAAAGACACTtctatcttaaagggatagctcacccaaaaatgataattctttcatcaattactcacccctataccatctcaaactcgtatgactttctttcttctgtgaaacaaaaacaaagatattttcatagatgtacagtatgatgtgtttttatccatacaatgcaagtcaatggggttccaAACTTCCAAGCTCAAAAAAGAAGGCATCACAAAGgaaattcataagactccagtagtttaatccatgtcttctgaagctatatggatggttttgagtgagaacagaacaaaatgtaaatcCTTATTCACTATAATCA comes from the Xyrauchen texanus isolate HMW12.3.18 chromosome 12, RBS_HiC_50CHRs, whole genome shotgun sequence genome and includes:
- the LOC127652931 gene encoding scavenger receptor cysteine-rich type 1 protein M130-like, translating into MLRQQVDLTLGDQGVRLVNGLDACFGTVEVFYNDTWGTVCDVFWDIDDAAVVCRQLGCGRAVSAHNQALFGKGSGQILLSEVNCKGSESYITHCPHPQKGSNDCSHSKDAGVVCSASLIVVMGAVLAAAVLLLSTLLIIFLVRRRKKQKMKENQTFSFSRDAVNRNEDLSLEDRYEENDEDDYEKIDIEEGHSEQDVNMDDDDNGDSKQDYVNVDTDHTEQDYVNVDTDHTEQDYVNVDTNDTEQDYVNVDTDNTEQDYVNVNIT